The proteins below come from a single Gimesia alba genomic window:
- a CDS encoding DUF1559 domain-containing protein: MSVARKQDRPPRSAFTLIELLVVIAIIAILIALLLPAVQQAREAARRSTCKNNLKQLGLALHNYHETHRLFPPGMIYRVVTTSSPGGKRTPFCVHLLPYIDQANIYNLYDHDQNWHATVHDPQPAGNGVRLVPIPVWQCPTDRESIWSANPDGSIRGNYAVNWGQGTFGNQIKPSPFRNTFGARMRDITDGSSNTLAMMEMLKPETSADDYRAWIWNDEPESVVMTRVGPNSSAPDLVTHCVSETGRLPCTGGISANSRSNASRSLHVGGVHALLCDGAVRFISENIDLNTWQSLSSMSGGEVIGEF, translated from the coding sequence ATGTCAGTCGCTCGAAAACAAGACCGCCCCCCACGTTCCGCGTTTACATTGATCGAATTACTGGTGGTGATTGCCATCATCGCCATATTGATTGCGCTGTTACTTCCCGCGGTACAACAGGCGCGCGAAGCAGCCCGCCGCAGTACCTGTAAAAATAACCTGAAGCAACTGGGACTGGCGCTGCATAACTATCATGAAACGCATCGTTTGTTTCCTCCCGGCATGATTTATCGCGTCGTCACCACTTCATCCCCTGGCGGCAAACGAACTCCCTTCTGCGTGCACCTTTTGCCCTACATCGATCAGGCCAATATTTACAACCTGTACGACCATGATCAAAACTGGCACGCCACCGTCCACGACCCCCAACCCGCCGGCAACGGGGTCCGCCTTGTTCCGATTCCTGTCTGGCAATGCCCGACCGACCGTGAATCAATCTGGAGCGCCAATCCCGATGGTAGTATTCGTGGCAACTATGCTGTGAACTGGGGGCAGGGAACGTTCGGCAATCAAATCAAACCATCTCCCTTTCGAAATACCTTCGGCGCCCGCATGCGGGACATTACCGACGGCTCAAGTAATACTCTGGCAATGATGGAAATGCTCAAGCCGGAAACCAGCGCAGACGACTATCGCGCCTGGATCTGGAATGATGAACCGGAATCCGTAGTGATGACGCGCGTCGGTCCGAACAGCTCTGCCCCCGACCTGGTAACTCATTGTGTTTCCGAGACTGGTCGTCTGCCTTGTACAGGAGGGATTTCGGCAAACAGCAGAAGTAACGCATCACGGAGCCTGCACGTTGGTGGCGTACACGCGCTATTGTGTGATGGTGCCGTACGATTTATCTCAGAAAATATCGACCTCAACACCTGGCAAAGCCTGAGCAGCATGAGTGGCGGCGAAGTGATCGGCGAATTTTAA
- a CDS encoding MFS transporter produces the protein MSVVAEELENTPAASKNVRVLAAGFIGNILEWYDFAVYGFFAPTLGKLFFPSDNPTTSLIAAFGAFAAGFLMRPVGAVLFGHIGDRLGRKKALTLSVMMMAVPTLLVGVLPTHAQIGVTAAILMVLLRMIQGVSVGGEYTSSFVFLVEHAPPHRRAFFGSWSMIGATCGILLGSAVGALINTFTTDEQLLEWGWRIPFLSGVLVAFVGYFIRHGIPEQPLSEELSEQEAYSPLKEAFASHKKEMLQSSGINMMNAVTFYTVFIYLSSWLVEEVGEDRAEALDINTISMAALTLFVPIAAILADKFGRKPFLLIGSAGIALLSPTLLGLMHHHNFALILTGQIGFALLVACFAGAIPATITELFKRGVRVSAASVSYNLPFAIFGGTAPMVAAWLVKVTGNPLSIAWYLSAIAGITFFIILTVKETNGKSLDE, from the coding sequence ATGTCTGTCGTAGCAGAAGAACTCGAGAACACACCAGCCGCCAGCAAAAATGTGCGGGTTCTGGCGGCAGGCTTTATCGGCAATATTCTCGAATGGTACGACTTCGCTGTTTACGGATTCTTTGCCCCCACGCTGGGCAAACTCTTTTTCCCTTCTGACAATCCAACCACGTCTTTAATCGCTGCCTTCGGTGCCTTCGCTGCCGGCTTCTTGATGCGGCCCGTCGGTGCGGTTCTGTTCGGACATATCGGCGACCGACTCGGACGCAAGAAAGCACTTACGCTCTCAGTCATGATGATGGCCGTCCCCACCCTGCTGGTTGGCGTGCTACCCACGCATGCACAAATCGGCGTCACCGCTGCAATTCTGATGGTGCTGTTACGCATGATTCAGGGAGTCTCCGTCGGGGGTGAATATACGAGCTCGTTCGTTTTCCTTGTCGAACATGCCCCACCACACCGCCGCGCCTTTTTTGGTTCGTGGAGCATGATCGGCGCCACTTGCGGCATCCTGCTGGGTTCAGCCGTTGGTGCATTAATTAATACATTCACGACCGACGAACAACTGCTGGAATGGGGCTGGCGGATTCCGTTTCTGTCCGGGGTGCTGGTCGCTTTCGTCGGTTACTTCATTCGGCACGGAATTCCCGAACAGCCTCTATCGGAAGAACTCTCCGAGCAGGAAGCCTATTCACCACTGAAGGAAGCATTTGCCAGCCATAAAAAAGAAATGTTACAGTCATCCGGGATTAATATGATGAACGCTGTCACATTTTATACGGTCTTCATCTACCTCTCGTCCTGGCTCGTCGAAGAAGTCGGCGAGGACCGCGCCGAAGCACTCGACATCAACACCATCAGCATGGCGGCGTTAACCCTGTTTGTTCCTATCGCTGCAATCCTGGCCGATAAATTTGGTCGCAAACCATTTCTGCTGATCGGCTCAGCCGGTATCGCACTGCTGTCGCCGACATTGCTTGGCTTGATGCACCACCACAATTTCGCCCTGATCCTCACCGGGCAAATTGGTTTCGCACTGCTCGTGGCCTGCTTCGCCGGCGCTATCCCCGCCACGATTACCGAGCTCTTCAAGCGGGGCGTGCGTGTGAGTGCCGCCAGCGTCAGTTATAATCTTCCGTTCGCCATCTTCGGAGGGACCGCACCGATGGTCGCCGCCTGGCTCGTCAAAGTCACAGGCAACCCGCTCTCCATCGCCTGGTACCTCTCCGCCATCGCCGGCATCACGTTTTTCATCATTCTCACAGTCAAAGAAACCAATGGCAAATCGCTGGATGAGTAA
- a CDS encoding leucine-rich repeat domain-containing protein, producing MTDQSLITLTQYPLSTIIITGGNFTDKGLNEIANILTLEELGLHHLKITGAEFHTASYLKKLQYLDLSNTKITNQGLEKLSAIPNLIYLNLSHTCVNSAGLPHVLKFHKLRRLNINNLPLSPESISCLAIMKKLYSLSLQGASITDALIKQLSQAKQIAHLTLIDTRLTDRGLSSLGNMTNLEYLQIINSDITDAGLEHLRTLKKLEYLDLSNNRLTHVGLKHLSSLENLDYLNMTDTDLTDSAKEILIRFPRLRWIDISGTKISPETIKAIKQSTTIDNIIETVVLSSE from the coding sequence ATGACTGATCAGAGTCTGATTACTTTAACTCAGTATCCACTGAGCACAATCATCATCACCGGCGGAAATTTCACTGACAAAGGCTTAAATGAAATAGCGAATATTTTAACCTTGGAAGAACTCGGATTACATCACTTAAAAATCACCGGAGCGGAATTTCACACAGCATCGTATTTAAAAAAACTACAATATCTGGATCTCTCTAATACTAAAATCACGAACCAGGGTCTGGAAAAACTGTCCGCCATTCCCAATCTAATCTATCTCAATCTAAGTCACACCTGTGTGAACAGTGCTGGTCTGCCGCATGTTCTGAAATTTCATAAACTGCGTCGACTGAACATCAACAATTTGCCCCTCAGTCCTGAATCAATATCCTGCTTGGCAATAATGAAGAAACTGTATTCTCTCAGTTTGCAGGGAGCGTCAATCACGGATGCATTGATCAAGCAGTTGTCACAGGCAAAACAAATCGCTCACCTGACCTTAATCGATACGCGGTTGACAGATCGGGGACTAAGCTCTCTGGGAAATATGACGAACCTGGAATATTTACAGATCATAAATTCAGACATTACTGATGCAGGCTTAGAGCATCTTAGAACTCTGAAAAAATTAGAGTACCTTGACCTCTCAAACAACCGGCTGACTCATGTGGGCCTGAAACACCTGTCGTCTCTGGAAAACCTGGACTATCTCAATATGACAGATACTGATCTAACAGATTCCGCAAAAGAAATTCTGATACGATTTCCTCGACTAAGATGGATTGACATCAGCGGAACAAAAATCTCTCCAGAAACGATCAAAGCCATCAAGCAATCTACCACCATAGATAATATCATTGAAACAGTAGTGCTCAGTTCAGAATAA
- a CDS encoding sigma-70 family RNA polymerase sigma factor, translating to MSEHLNNPVMSEEFFRLFSRDDRKIYGYIMALVLDVAAAEDIFQETCVILWKEFPEYDHDRSFLNWAYGIAFNQVRKYRRKYQNKRLIFSDSLVTELAKDVSSMMEEQSQRQLALTQCLKKLSARERELVDAYYGEQQTAATVAERWKCSSHAIYKTIKKIRKALFDCVNRRLSSEVSS from the coding sequence ATGAGTGAGCATCTGAATAATCCGGTCATGAGCGAAGAATTTTTCCGTCTGTTTTCCCGGGATGATCGGAAGATTTACGGCTATATTATGGCGCTGGTACTGGATGTGGCTGCTGCGGAAGACATCTTTCAGGAAACGTGTGTGATCTTGTGGAAAGAGTTTCCTGAATACGATCACGACCGCAGTTTTCTCAACTGGGCATATGGGATTGCCTTTAATCAGGTGCGCAAATATCGCCGCAAGTATCAGAACAAGCGTTTGATTTTCAGTGACAGCCTGGTGACTGAGCTGGCGAAAGATGTTTCGAGTATGATGGAAGAACAGAGCCAGCGGCAGTTAGCACTGACTCAGTGTCTGAAAAAACTTAGTGCCCGTGAGCGGGAATTGGTTGATGCCTATTATGGGGAACAGCAAACGGCGGCTACCGTGGCGGAGCGCTGGAAATGTTCCTCGCACGCGATTTATAAAACGATCAAAAAAATCCGGAAAGCATTATTTGATTGTGTAAACCGTCGTCTTTCCAGCGAGGTGTCTTCATGA
- a CDS encoding DUF1501 domain-containing protein, with protein sequence MDRREFLMSAGGGLGGIALASLLQNDQLLAAAPNTQILHHPPRAKRVIQLYMSGAASQCDTFDYKPELIKDNGNAWDPGEQVQLFQSSPGKTMQAPWKWKQYGESGKWLNECVAPLGDCVDDMAFIHNMVSKSNVHGPATFMQATGFILPGFPGMGAWISYGLGSLTDNLPTFVVLPDPRGFAPNGAANWSAGFLPASNQGTIIRPNSENPISNLFPPKNDFITRQSDRDVLAALKQLNQRHEQERAGDSRLNARIQSYELAAKMQLQAPEVLDLSNETKSTLNMYGLNSVDFEVQEGISEAAEIAYFGRNCLVARRLLEQGVRFVQIWSGADNGFPRRNWDSHEDIKRDHWPLGRGMSIGAAALIKDLKQRGMLDDTIILWTTEFGRMPCSQGSKGRDHNPFVFTNWLSGGGIKGGTTYGESDQWSFKPADPSNPTMCYDVHATILHQLGIDHEKLTFRHNGIDRRLTDVHGHVIKDIIS encoded by the coding sequence ATGGATCGTCGTGAGTTTTTAATGTCGGCTGGGGGAGGGCTGGGGGGAATCGCGCTCGCCTCTCTGCTACAGAATGACCAACTCCTGGCTGCTGCACCCAACACTCAGATACTGCATCACCCGCCGCGGGCCAAACGAGTGATTCAACTTTATATGTCGGGTGCCGCCAGTCAATGTGACACCTTTGACTACAAACCCGAATTAATCAAAGACAACGGTAACGCCTGGGACCCCGGCGAACAGGTGCAATTGTTTCAATCCTCGCCAGGCAAAACGATGCAAGCCCCCTGGAAATGGAAGCAGTACGGCGAATCGGGCAAATGGTTGAATGAGTGTGTGGCACCGCTGGGTGACTGCGTCGACGACATGGCATTCATTCACAATATGGTCAGCAAGTCGAACGTACATGGCCCCGCTACTTTTATGCAGGCCACCGGCTTCATTCTGCCCGGCTTTCCCGGCATGGGAGCCTGGATCAGTTACGGTCTTGGCAGTCTCACTGATAATCTGCCCACGTTTGTCGTACTACCCGACCCGCGCGGCTTTGCTCCCAACGGAGCCGCCAACTGGTCTGCCGGCTTTTTGCCTGCCAGCAATCAGGGAACCATCATTCGCCCGAATTCAGAAAACCCCATTTCTAATTTGTTCCCACCCAAAAACGATTTCATCACCCGCCAAAGTGATCGCGACGTCCTAGCTGCATTAAAACAATTGAACCAGCGTCACGAACAAGAACGCGCGGGAGACTCACGTCTCAACGCACGAATTCAGTCATACGAACTGGCTGCCAAAATGCAACTGCAGGCGCCCGAGGTACTGGACCTCTCTAACGAAACCAAAAGCACGCTCAACATGTACGGGCTGAATTCCGTCGACTTTGAAGTGCAGGAAGGCATCAGTGAAGCCGCCGAAATCGCGTACTTTGGTCGAAACTGCCTGGTGGCGCGGCGTTTGTTAGAACAGGGCGTGCGGTTCGTGCAGATCTGGTCGGGAGCCGATAATGGATTTCCCCGCCGCAACTGGGATTCGCATGAAGATATCAAACGCGATCACTGGCCTTTAGGCCGCGGCATGTCCATCGGCGCAGCCGCCTTGATTAAAGACTTGAAACAGCGCGGCATGCTGGATGACACGATTATTTTATGGACCACGGAATTTGGTCGAATGCCCTGCAGTCAAGGCAGCAAAGGCCGCGACCATAATCCGTTCGTGTTTACCAACTGGCTGTCAGGCGGCGGCATTAAAGGGGGCACGACCTATGGTGAATCAGACCAATGGTCCTTCAAACCCGCGGATCCCTCCAACCCCACGATGTGCTATGACGTGCATGCCACGATCCTGCATCAACTGGGAATCGATCATGAAAAGCTGACCTTCCGACACAACGGCATCGACCGCCGTCTGACCGATGTACACGGGCATGTCATCAAAGACATTATTTCATAA
- a CDS encoding REP-associated tyrosine transposase, with protein MPPHRKQIKHYHEPGDCHELTFSCFDRRPLLTNPVWKNMLCEAIDRALTRYEFHLIAFVIMPEHLHLLVYPTTHESKIDRFLAAIKRPFSYRIKELLREQQHPLLKDLTIRTRPGKTAFRFWLEGPGFDRNFFSEQAVEAAVNYLHLNPVKRKLVSEVKDWKWSSARWYESNGEIIDSDLPTIHGLPWEFFHQTN; from the coding sequence ATGCCCCCACACAGAAAACAGATCAAACATTACCATGAGCCCGGGGACTGCCATGAGCTGACGTTTTCTTGTTTTGATAGGAGGCCATTACTAACAAACCCGGTTTGGAAAAACATGCTTTGTGAGGCGATTGATCGGGCATTAACCCGTTATGAGTTTCATCTGATTGCATTCGTGATCATGCCCGAGCATTTACATTTACTCGTCTACCCAACAACCCACGAAAGCAAAATTGATCGTTTTCTGGCTGCTATCAAACGTCCATTTTCCTACCGGATAAAAGAACTGTTGAGAGAGCAACAACACCCGCTATTAAAAGATTTGACAATCCGAACTCGGCCGGGAAAAACGGCCTTTCGTTTCTGGCTGGAAGGTCCGGGGTTTGACCGTAATTTCTTTTCTGAACAAGCCGTTGAAGCCGCAGTTAATTATCTTCATCTCAATCCGGTGAAACGAAAGTTGGTCTCAGAAGTGAAGGACTGGAAATGGTCCAGTGCCCGTTGGTACGAAAGTAACGGTGAAATCATTGACTCTGATCTGCCAACCATCCATGGCCTGCCCTGGGAGTTTTTTCATCAAACAAACTAG
- a CDS encoding PSD1 and planctomycete cytochrome C domain-containing protein, with protein MSTASAAEFPFEKQVAPILQQHCIECHNDSTRDGGLSLESHSSTLKGGESGSILVAGKPDESPLLDYVSGPEPEMPKKGKPLSKTEIETLRQWIKAGAPWPDGTRIREAQLSQTDWWSFQPLKKPAVPALSAENQKRVRTPVDAFLLARLQEKNLSFSPDADRRTLIRRLYFDLIGLPPTPAEINKFVNDPSPRAYERLVDQLLASPRYGERWARHWLDVVHYGDTHGYDKDKLRENAWPYRDYVIRALNNDKPYSEFIQEQLAGDVIKPDSTDGIPATGFIVAGPFDWVGQIEINEKLIEKKITRNLDRDDMVATVMNTTVSLTVQCARCHNHKFDPIAQEDYYGLQAVFAGIDRAEREYDPDPQTAEQRQKLLAAQTKTQKEFKKLSNLIRSRGGKELATLDAKIDQALKAKQGQGVEYGYHSKIEKSDKSQKWVQLNFKQPITAEQVTLFPAYDDFNNIGAGFGFPQRFKLEVSDTADFKTTKTVIADHTQADYPNPKTRLVEFDLKGQSFQHLRMTATKLAPRSKDFIFALGEIKVLDSEGKDIAKQATVTSLDSIEALPRWSRKNVNDGNFYQSPDSNTDLQKLQGKRNQLISDLSTAEEKKTMLQQSLKLKQIKKKLDQLPQRQKVFAAATHFSPRGNFRPTEGEPRSVFLLSRGSEKAPVKEVQPASLNLIEGLPGEFQLEDPNNEGARRLALAQWITRRENPLTWRSIVNRVWQYHFGKGIVDTPNDFGKMGSLPTHPELLDYLASRFRDEGQSLKTLHRMLVLSTAYRQSSRSHERGNQIDGDNRLLWRMNRRKLEAEAIRDAALQVSGKLDLTMYGPGDRLFVLEKPQHSPHYLYEKFDPTTAKTLRRSIYRFVVRSVPDPFMESLDCADPSQITPKRIPTLTALQALSLMNDQFMVSMSEFYSQKMEAEAADLPAQIRLAFETSLGRTPNSAELQILQTIGKQHGMKNVCRLIFNSNEFIFID; from the coding sequence GTGTCGACAGCGTCAGCAGCAGAGTTCCCCTTTGAAAAACAGGTGGCACCGATTCTGCAACAGCACTGCATTGAGTGCCATAACGACAGCACCCGCGACGGTGGCCTTTCACTGGAAAGTCACAGCAGTACCCTCAAAGGGGGCGAAAGTGGTAGCATACTGGTAGCAGGCAAGCCAGACGAAAGTCCGCTATTGGATTATGTGAGCGGCCCCGAACCGGAAATGCCCAAAAAAGGAAAACCGTTATCCAAAACAGAAATTGAAACACTCAGACAGTGGATCAAAGCGGGCGCCCCCTGGCCGGACGGAACGCGGATTCGCGAAGCCCAGCTCTCTCAAACCGACTGGTGGTCGTTCCAGCCGCTGAAGAAACCGGCGGTCCCGGCACTCTCAGCAGAAAATCAAAAACGGGTTCGTACTCCCGTCGATGCCTTTCTACTCGCCAGACTGCAGGAGAAAAACCTCTCCTTTTCCCCAGACGCCGACCGTCGCACACTCATCCGTCGACTCTATTTCGATCTGATCGGACTCCCTCCCACACCAGCGGAAATCAACAAGTTTGTCAACGATCCGAGCCCGCGAGCCTATGAGCGGCTCGTCGATCAACTCCTGGCGTCGCCCCGCTACGGCGAACGCTGGGCACGTCACTGGCTCGACGTCGTGCACTACGGCGACACACACGGCTACGATAAAGATAAACTCCGTGAAAACGCCTGGCCTTATAGGGACTATGTCATCCGTGCCTTGAACAACGACAAACCTTATTCCGAGTTTATTCAGGAACAACTCGCCGGCGATGTCATCAAACCTGATTCCACCGACGGCATTCCTGCCACCGGCTTCATCGTTGCCGGCCCGTTTGACTGGGTCGGGCAAATAGAAATCAATGAAAAACTGATCGAGAAAAAAATCACACGCAATCTCGATCGCGATGACATGGTCGCAACGGTCATGAATACCACCGTCAGCCTGACAGTCCAGTGCGCCCGCTGTCACAATCACAAATTCGATCCGATCGCCCAGGAAGACTATTACGGCCTGCAAGCCGTTTTCGCCGGCATCGATCGGGCCGAACGGGAATACGATCCGGATCCCCAGACAGCAGAACAACGCCAGAAATTATTGGCGGCTCAAACCAAGACCCAGAAAGAATTCAAAAAACTCTCCAACCTGATCCGCTCACGCGGGGGAAAAGAACTGGCGACACTGGACGCAAAAATCGATCAGGCGCTAAAAGCCAAACAGGGGCAGGGCGTCGAATATGGTTATCACAGCAAAATTGAAAAGTCGGACAAGAGCCAGAAATGGGTACAGCTCAATTTCAAACAACCGATCACCGCAGAGCAAGTCACGCTCTTTCCCGCCTATGATGACTTTAACAACATCGGCGCCGGCTTCGGTTTCCCCCAACGGTTCAAACTGGAAGTATCCGACACGGCCGATTTCAAAACAACGAAAACCGTGATTGCCGATCACACACAAGCGGATTATCCTAATCCCAAAACCCGGCTTGTCGAATTTGATCTGAAAGGCCAGAGCTTTCAACACCTGAGAATGACGGCCACGAAACTCGCGCCGCGCTCGAAAGATTTTATTTTTGCATTAGGCGAAATCAAAGTCCTCGATTCTGAAGGCAAAGATATCGCTAAACAAGCAACCGTCACATCCCTTGATTCCATCGAAGCACTGCCGCGCTGGTCGCGCAAGAATGTGAATGACGGCAATTTTTATCAAAGCCCCGATTCCAATACGGATCTTCAAAAACTGCAAGGGAAACGAAATCAATTGATCTCTGACCTGTCCACTGCTGAAGAAAAAAAGACAATGCTGCAGCAGAGTCTCAAGTTAAAGCAGATCAAAAAGAAATTGGACCAGCTTCCCCAGCGTCAGAAGGTCTTCGCAGCCGCCACCCACTTTTCCCCGCGAGGAAATTTCAGACCGACCGAAGGAGAACCGCGGTCCGTGTTTCTGCTCAGTCGTGGCAGTGAAAAAGCGCCCGTGAAAGAAGTTCAACCGGCAAGCTTAAATCTGATCGAAGGTCTTCCCGGCGAATTCCAACTCGAAGATCCAAACAATGAAGGCGCTCGTCGACTTGCCTTGGCACAATGGATCACCCGCCGGGAGAATCCGCTGACGTGGCGCTCGATTGTGAATCGCGTCTGGCAATATCATTTTGGCAAAGGCATCGTTGATACTCCAAACGACTTTGGGAAAATGGGCTCACTCCCCACACATCCCGAACTGCTCGATTATCTCGCCAGCCGATTCCGCGACGAAGGACAGTCGCTCAAAACATTACACCGCATGCTGGTCTTAAGCACCGCCTATCGGCAGTCATCACGCTCCCATGAACGGGGCAATCAAATCGACGGGGATAACCGCCTGCTCTGGCGGATGAATCGACGCAAACTGGAAGCCGAAGCCATTCGCGATGCCGCTTTGCAAGTCAGTGGAAAACTGGACCTCACTATGTACGGCCCGGGAGACCGATTGTTTGTGCTGGAAAAACCGCAACATTCACCCCACTATCTTTATGAAAAGTTTGATCCCACAACTGCCAAAACTCTACGTCGCTCGATCTATCGCTTTGTCGTTCGCTCCGTTCCTGACCCGTTTATGGAATCACTGGATTGTGCCGATCCATCGCAGATTACGCCCAAGCGAATTCCCACTCTCACCGCACTGCAGGCTCTCTCACTAATGAATGATCAATTTATGGTGAGCATGTCGGAGTTCTACTCGCAAAAGATGGAAGCCGAAGCAGCAGACTTGCCGGCTCAGATCAGACTGGCTTTCGAAACCTCGTTAGGCCGGACGCCGAATTCAGCAGAACTGCAGATCTTACAGACCATCGGGAAACAGCATGGCATGAAAAATGTCTGCCGTCTGATCTTCAACAGCAATGAATTTATCTTTATCGATTAA
- a CDS encoding LamG-like jellyroll fold domain-containing protein: MSKPENSVSEQIWELADAQCSGIITESEMETLERLLLDHPEYRQDYLDYIFLHMGLASAVTSGELLSSTAIEKSVKQYQAEPVKEKKSLRLSIMQALCLVVCLLSVGLFLLLKEPLQKEVPPQVAEQSSQYYFDDNATPPDEVATLSEVAQATWELIGKSPALTHHFQPGTVKVTSGNVEVAFSGGADISVESPALFGMERKNQGTLFSGTLSARRKNGTDSFTLETPSVEVVDRGTEYEVSVNEAAETYVHVLDGQVEVKPRGRLPRFFWTFDQPKAEPLIDSIGNRSIQAGKNTKRVPGLVGAGAVRFNNRPDASLLLGSGGGKEVGTGDFSVSTGITVEALVISEWKTPNTPQKKDPFDYDEIFRKEDGSYRILLSFQNDDKAGITQIPTVDPGPCLSFGLFLSGMGYSELDMPLDGKEGRPTLEEIRDGKPHHIVATYNGWTGVKAIYIDGKLRMSHRFPVGTMIISGGSKPAVIGNLISDRFETLVGREPFTGVIDEVAFYDYALDPATVAAHYANVQSGKDYFDGQLSKFVLQEQQGGNVLLNKGEKMKFAAETGEPML, encoded by the coding sequence ATGAGTAAACCCGAGAATTCCGTTTCCGAACAGATCTGGGAACTGGCCGACGCACAATGTTCGGGAATCATCACGGAATCCGAGATGGAGACTCTGGAACGTCTGCTGCTGGACCACCCCGAGTATCGGCAGGACTATCTGGACTATATCTTTCTGCATATGGGCTTAGCCAGTGCGGTCACATCAGGTGAGCTGCTCTCTTCGACGGCGATTGAAAAATCGGTGAAGCAATATCAAGCAGAACCAGTGAAAGAAAAAAAATCGCTGCGGCTTTCCATTATGCAGGCGCTTTGTCTGGTGGTGTGTCTGCTGTCGGTGGGATTGTTTCTGCTTTTGAAAGAGCCTTTGCAAAAGGAAGTACCACCCCAGGTTGCTGAGCAGTCGTCCCAATATTATTTCGATGACAATGCGACGCCCCCGGATGAAGTGGCCACACTTTCCGAGGTGGCACAGGCAACATGGGAATTAATCGGAAAATCTCCGGCGTTAACGCACCATTTTCAGCCGGGTACGGTGAAGGTGACTTCGGGGAATGTGGAAGTGGCCTTTTCAGGAGGCGCTGATATCTCTGTCGAAAGTCCCGCGTTGTTTGGTATGGAACGTAAGAATCAGGGCACGCTGTTTTCCGGCACGCTGTCGGCGCGACGAAAAAACGGAACAGATTCTTTTACACTGGAGACACCCAGCGTTGAGGTCGTTGATCGGGGAACGGAATACGAAGTGAGTGTCAACGAGGCGGCTGAGACCTACGTGCATGTGTTGGATGGCCAGGTTGAAGTGAAGCCGCGCGGCCGCCTGCCTCGTTTTTTCTGGACCTTCGATCAACCGAAGGCGGAACCGTTAATTGATTCGATTGGCAATCGTTCGATTCAAGCTGGAAAAAATACCAAGCGGGTCCCCGGTTTAGTGGGAGCGGGTGCCGTCCGATTTAATAATCGACCTGATGCTAGTCTGCTGTTGGGAAGCGGAGGTGGTAAAGAAGTCGGCACCGGTGATTTTTCCGTTTCGACCGGCATCACCGTCGAAGCACTGGTGATTTCCGAGTGGAAGACTCCGAATACACCTCAAAAGAAAGATCCTTTCGATTATGACGAAATCTTCCGCAAAGAGGACGGCAGCTATCGAATTTTGCTGAGCTTTCAGAATGACGACAAAGCCGGTATCACACAAATTCCGACGGTGGACCCCGGCCCTTGTCTTTCGTTTGGTCTGTTTCTGTCGGGTATGGGCTATAGCGAATTGGATATGCCGTTAGACGGCAAGGAGGGGCGACCCACGCTGGAAGAAATCCGCGATGGTAAACCGCATCATATCGTCGCGACGTATAACGGATGGACCGGTGTGAAAGCAATTTACATCGATGGCAAACTACGCATGAGCCATCGCTTTCCGGTGGGGACGATGATCATCAGCGGCGGCTCCAAACCGGCGGTCATCGGTAATCTGATTTCGGATCGGTTCGAAACATTGGTCGGGCGCGAACCGTTCACCGGCGTGATTGATGAAGTCGCCTTTTACGATTATGCACTGGATCCGGCGACTGTCGCTGCACATTATGCGAATGTGCAATCAGGTAAAGATTATTTCGACGGGCAATTGAGCAAATTTGTATTGCAGGAACAGCAAGGGGGCAACGTGCTGCTCAATAAAGGCGAAAAAATGAAATTCGCCGCCGAGACGGGTGAGCCGATGCTGTGA